The DNA segment AGTGGCTGGCCAAGTCGGCCAAGACCGGGCGCTTGCGGGTCGAGGTTGAAGGCGACAGCGCCAGTTGGCTCTTTAGCAAAGGCCAGCTCATCCATGCCGAGTACGCCGGCAAGAGCGGCGAAGATGCCGTGTTACACCTGCTGCTCGAGGCTGAGCAGCAACAAAAAGGGCACTTTCACTTTGAACCCCTGACCGAAGCCGATTTCTTCCTGGAGCCCGTCACGATTCGCAAAAGCACCGACCAGCTCCTACTTTCCCTAGCTGTAGAAATGGATCATCGGCAACACGGCATCAACTAGGTGCGCGTACCCTATCCAGTGCGTTCGTTGACCCCCAGGCATACACTGGAAGGAAAGTGCTCCTTGGATTTGGTATGAGAAATGGGTGCCTGGTCAGTAGCCTTTGCTTCATTCTTGCAGTAATGGTCACACATCACCAGTTCAGGCCGCTTATGGTTCTACCATTGAGGTAGTTATGCAAGGAGCCAAGGTTCTAGTTGTTGACGACAGCACCAGCGTACGGAAAGTGCTGGAGAAGCTGTTGTCCACCCGTGGCCTGGTCGTCACGACCAGCGAGTCTGCCGAACAGGGCCTCGAGGCGGTCAGCCACAACCCACCCCACCTGGTAATCGCCGATGTGGTCATGCCCGGCATGAGCGGTTTTGAACTCTGTCAGATGCTCAAAATGCGCGAGTCCACTAAAGGGGTGCCGGTCATTCTGATTTCGGGCATCATCAACGAGGGCGTGGTGGCTCAGGCCCAACAGGCGGGTGCCTTCGATGTGGTCTCCAAACCCTTCACCCCCGACGACCTTTTCCCCAAAATCGAGCGTGCCCTCAATGCCGCTAAAGAGGCAATTCGCAACGTAAGTGAGCCTTCACCAGCCCCCAGTCTAACTGCAACGCCGGCTTTCACACTAGCCCCAGCCCCAACCCCTGTTGCGTCAGCCCCGGCTTCTAGCGCACCTGCACCGATTGCAGCCGGCCAGGCCGAGCCCCCAACCCTCCCCCAACCGGCCCCTGCGCCGATTTCGCCTACGCCCAACATACCCGCCAACGCACAACCCTCCCATCCAGCGCTGCTGGATGGGCTAAAGCCTTTTTTAGAAAAGCCCGAGATTGAAAGTGTTCTGGTAATAAGCAATACGGGCCAGTTGCTGGGCTGGGTGGGCCAAACCATCGAAGAGCCCGACCTGCTGGCTACCTACCTCCACACCATGCTCTCCATCTCGGGCGTGATGGGTGAAAAATACCACCTCTCTTCTATCCAAAGTCTGGGCCTCGAGTATCTCGGCAAAACCGTCATGGTAAACCGCATCAGCGATAAGGCTGCACTGGTACTCATGCTGCGGGGCACCGGCGGAACGGGTGTCATTCGCTATCTGGTACTCAAACAAATGCCGCAACTCAAAGCCGTGTTGGGCGAGTAACCCAAATTGTATAGCCCACGCAGGAGACCCCAACCTCCTGCGTGTTTTGCTGCTCAGGGGGTGTTGACAGAATTTGGAGTATTCGGTACTCTCTTCGTTGCGCCCCAATAGGCAAGCGGGTGCGAGGATCATGAAAAAGGGGTAGTAGGCAAGAGAGGGAAGTCCATCCT comes from the Meiothermus sp. CFH 77666 genome and includes:
- a CDS encoding response regulator; amino-acid sequence: MQGAKVLVVDDSTSVRKVLEKLLSTRGLVVTTSESAEQGLEAVSHNPPHLVIADVVMPGMSGFELCQMLKMRESTKGVPVILISGIINEGVVAQAQQAGAFDVVSKPFTPDDLFPKIERALNAAKEAIRNVSEPSPAPSLTATPAFTLAPAPTPVASAPASSAPAPIAAGQAEPPTLPQPAPAPISPTPNIPANAQPSHPALLDGLKPFLEKPEIESVLVISNTGQLLGWVGQTIEEPDLLATYLHTMLSISGVMGEKYHLSSIQSLGLEYLGKTVMVNRISDKAALVLMLRGTGGTGVIRYLVLKQMPQLKAVLGE